ACCCTCGAGCTGGAAGAGTGGGTCGGCAGCGTCTGGCACCGTTTCATCACCCGCCGGGCCAGCGCCGATTTTCCCGAGGCGCGGGTCGAGCTGATTCCACGGCAACGCTCGCTGCAGGTGCTGTTTCGCGCCACGGGCGGTGCCCGGCACCTGGGCGTCGAAGCGGTCAGCGACCGTGATCTTCTGCTGCGCCGCAACCTGTTGCAGCAGATCGCCGGCACCTGCAAGCAAGTGCCGCTGGCCTGGTGCGATGGCGACAACCTGCGTCTGCCGGCGAGCCTGGCGGCGTTTCCCGATGTCGAGCTCAACCAAGAGTTGTATCGCTGGCTGGCGTTGCTGGCCGCGCAGTCTGGGCCGATGCGGCATTGGGGGCGGGACAACCAGCGCTGGACCCTGGCCGTGTTGAAACGCTACCCGGCGCTGCGCCCTCGTTACCGACGATTGGTAGAGGCGCACCTGTCCTTGCGCCCCGACCCTGGATCACTGAACCCCGCCGAAGCGGCCCTGGAGCGCGCGTTGTGCCAAGCCTTACGCGAGCCGGGCAGTGTCGAGCATTTCCCCCGCAGCGAACGGGCGGCCTGGCCGTTGCCGTTGTGGCTGTATCCACCGCAACATCTGGCCAATCCCCAGGCCGCTGATCTCGAAGAGTCCGAGCAATATCTAGCAACGCCGCCCGGCGAACAGCAGGGCGGTCGCAAGCGCGCCGAACGCATCGACGACACCACCCGCGACGGTGGCCTGCTGATCGTGCGCCTGGAAAACCTGTTCAGCTGGACCGAGCACGTGGACCTGGATCGCTGGTCGGACGACAGCGAAGACCCGGACGCTGCCCGCGTCGCAGAGGACCTCGATCAACTGACCCTTTCCCGCACGCGCCTGCGCAAGGGCGGTGGCTTGAAGTTGCACCTGGACTTGCCACCGGCGGATGTCGATGACGTGCCGCTCGGCGAAGGCATCCTCTTGCCGGAATGGGACTATCGCAAGCAGCGCCTGCAGGACGATTTCGTCAGCGTGCAAACCTTCGTCCCGCGTGACTGTGAACCCCAGCCATTGCCCTTGCGCCTGCGAGGCCCGGCCCAGCGCCTGCGTCGCCAGTTCGAACATCTGCGCAACGATCGCCAATGGTTGCGCCAGCAAACCCAGGGCTCGGAACTGGACCTGCAAGCCTGGCTGGACTTTCACGTCGAGCGCCAGCACGGTCAATGCGGTGAACGCGGGCTGTTCATGGACCAGCGCCAGACTCGCCGCGACCTGGCCTGCCTGCTATTAGCCGACCTGTCGATGTCCACCGACGCCCACCTCAATGACGAACACCGGGTCATCGATGTGATCCGCGACAGTCTGTTGCTGTTCGGTGAAACCTTGTCGGTACTGGGGGATGATTTTGCCTTGTACGGGTTTTCCTCCTTGCGCCGGCAGAACGTGCGGATGCATGAACTCAAGGCCTTCAACCAGCGCTACGACGACCAGACCCGCGGCCGGATCCAGGGGCTCAAGCCCGGTTATTACACGCGCATGGGCGCGGCGATCCGCCAGGCTACCCAGCGCATGGCGGGATGCAAGCGGCGGCGCAAGCTGTTGCTGTTGATCAGTGACGGCAAGCCCAATGACCTGGACCTCTACGAGGGTCGCTACGGTGTCGAGGACACGCGCCAGGCGGTGCTGGAGGCCCGACGCCAGGGGCTGACGCCGTTCTGCATCACCATCGACCGGGAAGCGGGGGATTATCTGCCGTACATGTTTGGCGCCAACGGTTACACGCTGATTCGCCAGCCCGAGCAACTGCCGCTGCGGTTGCCGCAGTTGTATCGGCAGTTGACTCAGGATTGAGGATTCAGGCGATGCTGCGCGGCAACCAGAAGAACATGACGATGCAGAAGATCGTCAAGCCGACGCAGAACCAGGTGAAGCGCCGCAGCCGGCGCTCACCGGCCAGCGCCGCTTCGACCGGCAGGGGCATGCCGCATTGGCGGCACTCGGTTTGGCTGATGGCATTGGCGTGTTGGCAGTACAGGCAAGTGGGCTGCGCGCTCATTCGAACTGCTCCAGGCGCGGGCGGTCGAGAATGGCGATCTGGCGACCGTCCTGGGTGATGATCTTTTCATCGATCAGGCGGCGGATGATCCGCGAAAACGTTTCCGGTTGGATCGACAGGTGGCCGGCGATCAACTGCTTGGCCATGGGCAATTCGAACTGGCTGTCGACGGTTTGCAAACGCACCAGTTGCGTGAGCAGGTAGCGCACCACGCGGTGGGTGGCGTTCTTCAGCGACAGGGTTTCGATCTCGTTGACCCGCTGGTGCAAGCGCACGCAAAGCTTGCCGAGCAGGGCGAAGGTCAGCCGGCTGTTGCTTTGCAGCAGGCGCATGTACGTGGCGTTGGACAGCCGATACAGCTGCGTCGGGCCCACGGCTTCGGCGGAGGCGACGTAGTTGGGCGTGTCCATCAGCATCATGGCTTCGGCGAAGGTCTGGCGCTCGCCAATCACCTCGAAGACTTTTTCCTGGCCGTCCGGGGTCAACCGGAAAATTTTCACCGCCCCGGAGATCACGAAGTAGAACGCTTGCGCCGGTTCACCCTGGCGAAACAGCGGATCGCCCTTGTCGATGTTGAGCAGTTGGCTGTGGCTCATCAATTCGTCGAGCTGTTCCTCGTTCAGTGGCTCGAACAGGTGATGGCTGCGCAGAATCTGGTGATGGACGCGGTGGAGCACCATGGCGTGGATCCTTGTGATAGCAAAGAAGTGATCGGGGTCAGACCAGGCTCAGGGACAGGCCGCTGGCAAGCGCCACGACGCAGGAGAGCACGACGAACCAGGTGAGCGGCAGGACGACGGATTTCATGGAAGACCCCGGAAGTAGAAGCTGATGCCGTGCTTGAGCAAGAGCTGGGCCATTCCTGGGGGCTTTGATTCATGGGACGTTGGGGCTGGGCAGGGTAGAAATGACCCCAGGCTTGAAGGGTAGAAATCACCATGACGGGGTTGAAATGACCACTCCCTGTGGGAGCGAGCTTGCTCGCGATAGCGTACTAACATCCAACATCGGTGCCGACTGATCCATCGTCATCGCGAGCAAGCTCGCTCCCACAGGTTTCCCGATCAAGTTGCGAATGGGTTCGGCAAGCCCTTTGCAAGCTTCTGGCCGAGGCATGCGGTTGCCGATGCGCCGGCTTGATCTGAGACAAGGCTCGTGCGCGTCGATAACCGATCATTCGAACCTGGTTTTATCGCACCTCGCGGGCGTTCCGGCGGGGGCTGAGGAGTGGTGTATGCAAGTGCTTGATCGTCGCAAGGCCATGGCGATTCCACCGCTGTGGCGCCTGGCGTTCCGGCCGTTCTTCCTGGGCGGCTGCGTGCTCGCGCTGCTGGTGGTGCCGCTGTGGCTGGCGGTGTTCAGCGGGCGATTGTCGGCCTGGCAGCCGGCCGGTGGCTGGCTGGCCTGGCACCGTCATGAATTGCTGTTCGGTTTCGGCCTGGCGATCATCGCCGGGTTCCTGCTGACAGCGGTGCAAACCTGGACGGGTACGCCGGGGCTCAGCGGCAAGCGGTTGGCAGCGCTGGCGTTGGTGTGGCTGGGGGCGCGACTGGCCTGGTTGGTTGATGCACCGCTGCCCTTGCTGGCGGTCCTGGAGCTGGCTTTCGCCTTGGGTGTCGCCGCGTTGATGGGTCTGACGTTGTGGCGTGTGCGGCAGAAACGCAATTACCCGATCGTGTTGGTCTTGCTGCTGCTGGCTGCCGCTGACGGCTTGTCGGTGTACGGCCTGATCCAGCACAACGAAAGTTTGCAGCGCCAGAGCGTGCTCACCGGCTTGTGGCTGGTGGCGGCGATGATGGGGCTGATTGGCGGACGTGTGATTCCGTTCTTCACCCAGCGTGGCCTCGGTCGCGTGGAAGGTGTTGCGCCCTGGCCGTGGCTCGATCGCTTGTTGCTGGCGGGTTCCGCACTGGTGGCGCTGCTGTATGCCTTCGGTCCGGCGCTGGCGGCCAACGTCTGGGTCGGCCTGTTGTTCGCCGGGTTGGCGGTGGGCCACGGGATTCGGCTGGTGCGCTGGCATGACCGGGACCTGTGGCGGGTGCCGCTGCTGTGGTCGCTGCACCTGGCCTACGCCTGGCTGGCGGTGGCGTGCCTGGGCATGGCGCTGTGGCACGTCGGCGTGCCGGTGAACCCGAGCCTGGCGGTGCACAGCCTGACCATCGGCGCCATGGCCGGGTTGATCCTGGCGATGATCGCCCGTGTCAGCCTGGGCCATACCGGGCGCCCCCTCGAACCACCGGCGGGCATGACCCTTGCGTTCATCCTGTTGAACCTGGCGTGCCTGAGCCGCGTGCTGCTGGTGCTGCTGTTGCCGTTCGCCGCGCTATGGCTGGCGGGAGTGTGCTGGACCTTGGCGTTTGGCCTGTACGCCTGGCGCTATGGGCCGATGCTGCTCAAGAGCCGGGTGGATGGGCATCCGGGATGAGTCGACTGCGGGGAGGGAATCGATAAATGTATGGGGTCTTGCTGATCACCCACCTGTTGGCGGCCATCGCTTTCATAGGCACGCTGTTCTTCGAGGTGTTCATCTGGCATGCCGCCCGTCGGCCTTTGTCGCAGGCGGTCAGGGAGGGCGTAGATCAGGCGATTGCCCAACGCTCAAGGCACGTACTTCACGGCGTGGTGCTGGTGCTCTATGGCGCCGGCATCGCCCTGGCCTGGCAGCATCGCGGCGCATTGAGCCAGCCGTTGAGCAACAGCTTCGGGCTGTTGCTGAGCTTGAAGATCCTGTTGGCCCTGAGCATCGTCGGGCATTACGTCTGGCTGGCGTACTGGCTCAAGAGCGGCCGGCTGACACCGAGCCGGGCGTGTTGGCTGCGGCGCAGTATCCTGGGGCATATGGTGTTGATCGTGGTGTTGGCGAAGGCGATGTTCTATTGGCAGTTTTAAAGCTGAAGAAAACACCGCCGAACCCTGTGGGAGCGAGCTTGCTCGCGATAGCGGTGGATCAGTCACTTCAAGGCTGGCTGACCTGACGCTATCGCGAGCAAGCTCGCTCCCACAGGGGTAATGCAGGGGCTGAAAAATCAGTGGGCAGGCTTCATCGCATTGACGAACAACACGTTGTTTTCCAGGTGGATGTGCTGCATCAGGTCATCGCGAAACTCCACCAGTCCGCGGTACAGGGCGCGCCAGGTGTTGCAGGCGTCGGCGGGCGGGGTGATCTGGTCGGTCAGGGCGAGCAGGGTTTCCAGTGCTTCACCATGTTGGTCGTGTTCATAGCGCAGCACCTGGATCGGCGCCGAGGCGCGTTCGCCCAGGCCGCGTTGCAGCATCGGGAATAGCACTTGTTCTTCCTTGAGCATGTGGCCTTCGAGTTCCTGGTACATGTCCTGCAGATGATCGGCCAGGCCGTTGGGGCAACTGGCGCGTGCGCCATGAACGGTTTCGACGCGCCGTGCCAGGCGAATGAGTTCCGGCAGTTGTTCGCGATGGCGGGCGTGGTAGCGTTCGAGGATGTGGCTGATCAACAGCGCCTGGGGTTCATCGCGCCAGTCATGGCCGCGTTCGCCAGCGGCTTGCAAAGTGCGCAGGGCATCGGCGATCAGCAGCGGGTTCAGGCCCTTGCTCAGCGCCGCTTCGCGCAAGGATTTTTGCCCGCCACAGCAGAAATCGAGGCTGTAATGATGGAAGGTACGGGTAGCACCGGGAATGTCGCAGGCCAGTTGGCCGAGGCTTTGTTCCAGCAGGTCGAGGCTCATCATGTTTCCTTGGGTTGAATCCCGGGAGGGACAGATGACCGCTCACGTTGCAGCCGACGTGCCAGATTCAACCCGTTGAAAATAAAGTAATAAGTTTTTGGCAGGGTGATTGTCACCCTGACAGTGAAGGGTCAAACGAACCCTGGAGGGTCATCACTACCATGCTGCGTGAAAGCCTGGCCGCCGACCTGATCGTCGAGCTGCCCAATGCGGTGCGATTGCAGCGCCTGGTGCAGACCCTGCGCGAATACTTCAACAGCGGCGCCGTCGGTTTGCTGCGCCTGGACGAGGACAGCCTCCGGCCGGTGGCGACCGTTGGCCTGGTCCACGAAGCACTGGGCCGGCGATTCGTGATCGCCCAGCACCCGCGCCTGGCAGCAATCATGGCATCGCGCGAGCCGACCTGGTTCGAGCCGGACAGTCGTTTGCCGGACCCGTATGACGGCTTGCTCGTTCATCACGTCGGCGAGCCGCTGCCGGTGCACGACTGCATGGGCGTGAGCCTGTACGTGGAAGGTCAGCTCTGGGGCGCGATCACCCTGGATGCGTTGCACGCCGGGACGTTCGACAGTCGCGCCCGGGAAGAGCTCAAGCGCTGCACCTTGCAGATCGAGGCGGCGGTGCGCGTCACCCGGTTGGAGCAGGAGAACCGTAGCCTGCGGGCGTCGCGCAGTGACCCGGCGGACCTGCGCCTGCCGACTGAAGAGGGCGAAATCCTTGGCCGCAGCGAAGGACTGCAGCAATTGCTCAACGAACTGGACGTACTCGCCGACTCGGAACTGCCGGTGTTGCTGCTGGGCGAAACCGGCGTGGGCAAGGAATTGTTCGCCCGGCGGCTGCACCGCCTCTCGCGGCGCGGGCATAAGCCGTTGGTGCAGGTCAACTGCGCGGCACTGCCTGAATCCCTGGCCGAAAGCGAGTTGTTTGGCCACGTCAAAGGCGCGTTTTCCGGCGCCACCACCGACCGCGCCGGGCGCTTCGACGCGGCCAATGGCGGCACGTTGTTTCTCGATGAGGTCGGCGAGTTGCCGTTGAGCGTGCAGGCCAAGTTGCTGCGCACTTTGCAGAACGGCGAGATACAGCGCCTGGGAGCGGACAAGCCGCTGCACGTTGACGTGCGGATCATCGCCGCGACCAACCGGCACTTGCCCGACAGCATTCGCGACGGGCTGTTTCGCGCCGACCTGTATCACCGGTTGTCGGTCTACCCGGTGCCGATCCCGCCGCTGCGCGAACGCGGCCACGATGTGCTGATGCTGGCCGGGCACTTTCTCGAATTGAATCGCACGCGACTGGGCTTGCGCGGGCTGCGCCTGTCGCCGGCGGCCGAACAGGCGTTGCTGGCGTACAGTTGGCCGGGGAACGTGCGGGAGCTGGAGCACGTCATCAGTCGCGCGGCGCTGAAAGCGTTGAGCCGTGGCGCCAATCGCGGGGTGATCATGACCCTCGAACCGCAAGTGCTGGATCTGGACGTCAGCGCCAGCGCTGCCGCCATCGATACGCCAGAGGAAAGGGTGGACGCACCGTTACGGCCCCTGAGCGTCACGGTGGACGAATGCCAGCGCCAGGCGATCTTCAGGGCCTTGGAGCGTTGTGGGCAGAATTGGGCGGGGGCGGCGCGGTTGTTGGAGATTGATCCGAGCAATTTGCATAAGTTGGCGCGGCGGTTGGGGCTTAAGTAGGGGCTGGCTTCTTTATTTGCCTGTCAGACCGGGTTGCCGCCTTCGCGAGCAAGCCCGCTCCCACACTGGATCTGTGATCACCTCAGTTTTCTGAACACCACAAACCCTTGTGGGAGCGGGCTTGCTCGCGAAGGGGCCGGCACATGCCCCAAAAGAGTTGGTATTGACAACGATCAAGGCCACCCATCCCAGCCGACTCCACACTGGCCCAAACCCAAGTGGAGATCACCGTCATGCCCCTTTCCCTGGCCAACATGCGCCGCCAATACACCCGCGATGGGCTGGACGAAGCCCAGTCGCCCGACGATCCCTTGGCGCTGTTTGATGTCTGGATGCAACAGGCTCGCGAGACCGAAAGTCCACCCGTGGAAGCCAATGCAATGGCCCTCGCGACAGTGGACGAGCAGGGTCGGCCACACTGCCGGGTGTTGCTGCTCAAGGGTTTCAGCGCAGACGGCTTTTCGTTCTTCGGCAACTATGAGAGTGGCAAGGGGCGCGACCTGACGACCAATCCCTGGGCGGCCATGACGTTCTTCTGGCCGGCCCTGGAGCGACAGGTGCGCATCGAAGGTCCGGTTCACAAACTCGATCCGGCACTGTCGGATGCCTACTTCCATTCCCGTTCCGTCGCCAGCCGTCTCGGCGCTTGGGCTTCGCCGCAAAGCCGTCCGCTGACGAACCGGGCGGCGCTGGAGGCCTTGCTGACGGACACCGAACAACGTTTCGCCGATCAACCGGTGCCACGTCCCGAGCATTGGGGCGGTTATTGCCTGCGGCCCGAGCGGGTCGAGTTCTGGCAGGGGCGCGCCGATCGTCTGCATGACCGTCTGGATTTCCGGCTGCACGACGGTGTTTGGCAGCGCAGCCGCTTGGCGCCTTGAATGAATGCCTTGTAGGAGCTCCTACGCAGCTCGGCCAAGGGAGGTACCTCCATGGAGGAATAGGCCCGGCATTGATTGCAGTTCAGGCTGGGCCATCTTTTCCGACAGGACGGCTGGCCATGGCCCATCTGACCCAACGCGTTTTCCAACCGCTAAACATTGCGGTACTGACCATCAGCGATACCCGCACCTTCGAAACCGATTCATCAGGCCAGACCCTGGCCGACCTGCTGCAAAGCGCCGGTCATAACCTGATCGACCGGGCGCTGGTGAAGGACGACATCTACCAGATCCGCGCACAAGTCTCGCAGTGGATTGCCGACCCCAAAGTACAGGTGGTGCTGATGACCGGCGGCACCGGTTTCACCGCGCGTGACAACACGCCCCAAGCGGTGGCGCCGCTGCTCGACAAGCAGGTCGATGGCTTCGGCGAATTGTTCCGCCAGGTGTCGCTGGCGGAGATCGGCATGTCCACCCTGCAATCACGGGCGTTGGCCGGCATGAGCAACGGCGTGCTGGTGGTGTGCTTGCCGGGTTCGCCAGGCGCTTGCCGGACCGGCTGGGAGAAAATTCTCGTCGGGCAACTGGACGGGCGCACCGGGCCGTGCAATTTCACCCCGCACCTCAAGCCCCAGGAAGGCATCGCACCAACAGCCTGCGAGACACGCCCATGAGCGGCAAGGTGTGTGACAGCGGGGTATTGACGCCTGTGGATGAGGCGATCCGGCATCTGCTGGACCAGGCGCCGCCGCCTCCGCCGGTGCAACGAGTTGCCCTGGATCAGGCCCTGGCGCGGGTGCTGGCCGTTGATGTCCTGTGCCCGATGAACCTGCCGGCCTGGGACAACAGCGCCATGGACGGCTACGCCTTGCGCGCCGAGGACCTGCCCATTGCGGGCGGTTACCTGGCGCTGGCCGGGCGGATCGCCGCGGGTGACGGGCCGGGCGAGCCGCTGTCGGCGGGCCGGGTCGTGCGCATTTTTACCGGTGCGCCGTTGCCGCCGGGCGCCGACACGGTCGTGCCGCAGGAAAGCTGCCGGGTCGAGGGCGAGCGGGTCTGGCTGCCATCGGTCAATCGCGGCGACCACGTTCGCAAGGAAGGCGAAGAGCTGCGCCGGGGCGATCGATTGCTCGGTGCCGGCACGCGGCTGCGGGCCCAGGAACTGGGATTGCTCGCCGGTGCCGGGATCGATCGGGTGGAGGTCTTTCGTCCGTTGCAGGTGGGTTTGCTCAGCAGCGGCGATGAGCTGCGCGAGCCGGGCGAGCCGTTGGCGCCGGGGCAGATCTACAACAGCAATCGCCACAGCCTCGCCGCGTTGTTGCGTGGCTGGGGCCTGGAAGTCCATGACTTCGGCGTCATGCCCGACCAGCTATTGGCCAGTCGCCAAGCGTTGCGCCTGGCCGCGGCCGAATGCGATGTGCTGATCACCTCGGGCGGTGTCTCGGTGGGTGAGGAGGATCACCTCAAGCACGCCATCGAAGCCTTGGGCAGCATCGATCTCTGGCGCCTGGCGATCCAGCCCGGCAAGCCCCTGGCGTTCGGTGACGTGGAGGGCAAGCCGTGGATTGGCCTGCCGGGCAATCCTTCGGCGGCGCTGATTACCGCGTTGATCGTCGTGCGGCCATTCCTGTTCCGGGCCCAGGGCATGCGGGACGTACTGCCCACACCGCTGCAGGTGCCTGCCGGCTTCGACTGGTTGAAGCGCAACCGCCGTCGGCAATACCTGCGAGCCCGATTGGTCGCGGGCGTTAACGGGCATCTGTGCGTTGAACTGCACCCACAGCAAAGCTCGGCGATGCTGACGGCGGCCTGTTGGGCCGATGGCCTGGCGGTGGTGGAGCGTGATGCTCAAGTGCACAAGCACGATCCAGTGATGTACCTGCCATTCGCGAGCCTGATGCATTGATGGCAATTGACTGCCGTCAAGGTCGCCGCCGGTTGGCTGGCTAGACTGGCGGCGCCCTTAGTTTCCTCACGAGGATGCCCCATGCAACTGGTTTGCCCGGCAGGGAATCTGCCAGCCCTCAAAGCGGCGGTGCGCCAAGGCGCCGATGCCGTTTATGTCGGCTTTCGCGATGACACCAATGCCCGGCACTTCGCCGGGCTGAACATGGACGACAAACAGTTCGACGCAGCGGTCGCCCATATCCGCCAGCACCAACGCAAACTCTACGTGGCGGTCAATACATATCCGCAACCCAAGGGCTGGGAGCGCTGGCAGCGTGCGGTGGATCGCGCCGCCGATTTCGGCGTGGATGCGTTGATCGCCGCCGATCCCGGGGTACTCAGCTACGCCAGCCAGCGCCATCCTCGCTTGGCGCTGCACCTTTCAGTACAAGGCTCGGCCACCCACGCGGCGGCGCTGGCGTTCTACGCGCAGCGCTATGACATTCGTCGCGCCGTGCTGCCGCGCGTGCTGTCCCTGGCCCAGGTCCGGCAGGTGGCGGCGGGCAGCCCGGTGCCGATCGAGGTCTTCGGTTTCGGCAGCCTGTGCATCATGGCCGAGGGCCGTTGCCACTTGTCTTCATACATCACTGGCGAATCGCCGAACCTCTGCGGCGTCTGTTCGCCGGCCAGGGCGGTGCGCTGGAGCGAGGACGCCGATGGCTTGAGCGCCCGCTTGAGCGAAGTGCTGATCGACCGCTACACCCCGGAAGAACCGGCCGGCTATCCGACATTGTGCAAAGGCCGCTTCCTGGTGGGCGGCAAGCGCTTCCACGCCCTGGAAGAACCCACCAGCCTCGACACCCTCGACCTGCTGCCGGAACTGGCGGCCATCGGCGTCGAAGCGGTGAAGATCGAAGGCCGCCAGCGCAGCCCGGCCTACGTCGAGCAAGTGACCCGGGTCTGGCGCGCCGCGCTGGATGCCCATCAGGTCGCGCCGCAACGCTTCCGCGTGCGGGAAGAATGGCGCCAGGTGCTGGCCGGTCTGTCCGAAGGCAGCCAGACCACCCTGGGCGCGTACCATCGATCATGGCAATGAGGGAGGCCTGATGAAACTCAGCCTGGGACCGGTCCTGTTCTATTGGGACAAAGCGCAATTGGGAAATTTCTACGCAGAGATGTCGGCCTTGCCGCTGGACGTGATCTACCTGGGGGAAACCGTCTGCTCGAAACGCCGGGCCTTCTCGCTGGATCAATGGTTGGGCCTGGGGCGTGAGCTGCAGGCGTGCAGCCAGGCGCAGATCGTGTTGTCGAGCCTGACGCTGATCGAGGCGGCCTCGGAGCTGTCTTCGCTGCGCCGCTTGTGTGACAACGGCGACGTGTTGGTGGAAGCCAATGACATGGGCGCCGTGCAGTTCATGGCCGAACGCAAACTGCCTTTCGTGGGCGGTTCGGCGCTGAACCTGTACAACGGCCACGCCCTGGGGCAACTGCTCGACAGCGGCATGATTCGTTGGGTGCCGCCGGTCGAGTGCTCGGCGGCGCTGATCGCCGATGTGCTGGAACAAGTGCGGGACATGGACCGTGATCTGCCGGAAGTGGAAATCTTCGCCTACGGTCATTTGCCCTTGGCCTACTCGGCGCGCTGCTTTACCGCCCGCGCCGAAAACCGGCCCAAGGACGACTGCCAATTCTGTTGCATCAACTACCCCGACGGCCTGGCATTGAGCAGCCAGGAAGGGCAGCAATTGTTCACCCTCAACGGCATCCAGACGATGTCGGGCGAGGTGACGAACCTGCTCGCCGATTACCCCGCGCTGGCCGCCTGCGGCGCCGATGTGCTGCGCCTCAGCCCGCGCGCCCAAGGCATGGCCGACGTGGTCACGGCCTTCGACAAGGTCCGCCAGGGCGAGGCACCGCCGCTGTTCGTCGACGGTTGCAATGGTTATTGGCACGGTCATGCCGGCATGTTGAAAGTAGAGGAGGCGGGCCTGTGCTGAGTCCGAAGAAGTGGGTGCTCAAAGGAGCCGATCGCTTGCTGCCGCTGGTGGGCAAGGTGCCGTTCGTGGTGCAGCGGCTGGCCTTGCAACAGGCGCTCAACCGCTGCCTGGCCGAGCCGCTGCGCGAGGGCGGGTTCGAGGTACTGCGCGATCGTTGGTTATGTCTGCGGGTGCTTGATCTGAAGTTGTGCTGGTACCTGACCCTCGGCCGCGACGGCCTGCGCATCGCCGAACGGGCCGAGGCGCAGGTGTCCATCAGCGGCAACTGGCGTGAGTTCCTGTTGCTGGCCAGTCGTCAGGAAGACCCGGACACGCTGTTCTTTCGGCGGCGGTTGGTGATCGAGGGCGACACCGAGTTGGGGCTGGCGCTGAAGAACCTGATCGACAGTCTTGACCCGG
This genomic interval from Pseudomonas alvandae contains the following:
- a CDS encoding membrane protein, producing MYGVLLITHLLAAIAFIGTLFFEVFIWHAARRPLSQAVREGVDQAIAQRSRHVLHGVVLVLYGAGIALAWQHRGALSQPLSNSFGLLLSLKILLALSIVGHYVWLAYWLKSGRLTPSRACWLRRSILGHMVLIVVLAKAMFYWQF
- a CDS encoding NnrS family protein produces the protein MQVLDRRKAMAIPPLWRLAFRPFFLGGCVLALLVVPLWLAVFSGRLSAWQPAGGWLAWHRHELLFGFGLAIIAGFLLTAVQTWTGTPGLSGKRLAALALVWLGARLAWLVDAPLPLLAVLELAFALGVAALMGLTLWRVRQKRNYPIVLVLLLLAAADGLSVYGLIQHNESLQRQSVLTGLWLVAAMMGLIGGRVIPFFTQRGLGRVEGVAPWPWLDRLLLAGSALVALLYAFGPALAANVWVGLLFAGLAVGHGIRLVRWHDRDLWRVPLLWSLHLAYAWLAVACLGMALWHVGVPVNPSLAVHSLTIGAMAGLILAMIARVSLGHTGRPLEPPAGMTLAFILLNLACLSRVLLVLLLPFAALWLAGVCWTLAFGLYAWRYGPMLLKSRVDGHPG
- the norR gene encoding nitric oxide reductase transcriptional regulator NorR yields the protein MLRESLAADLIVELPNAVRLQRLVQTLREYFNSGAVGLLRLDEDSLRPVATVGLVHEALGRRFVIAQHPRLAAIMASREPTWFEPDSRLPDPYDGLLVHHVGEPLPVHDCMGVSLYVEGQLWGAITLDALHAGTFDSRAREELKRCTLQIEAAVRVTRLEQENRSLRASRSDPADLRLPTEEGEILGRSEGLQQLLNELDVLADSELPVLLLGETGVGKELFARRLHRLSRRGHKPLVQVNCAALPESLAESELFGHVKGAFSGATTDRAGRFDAANGGTLFLDEVGELPLSVQAKLLRTLQNGEIQRLGADKPLHVDVRIIAATNRHLPDSIRDGLFRADLYHRLSVYPVPIPPLRERGHDVLMLAGHFLELNRTRLGLRGLRLSPAAEQALLAYSWPGNVRELEHVISRAALKALSRGANRGVIMTLEPQVLDLDVSASAAAIDTPEERVDAPLRPLSVTVDECQRQAIFRALERCGQNWAGAARLLEIDPSNLHKLARRLGLK
- a CDS encoding Crp/Fnr family transcriptional regulator — encoded protein: MVLHRVHHQILRSHHLFEPLNEEQLDELMSHSQLLNIDKGDPLFRQGEPAQAFYFVISGAVKIFRLTPDGQEKVFEVIGERQTFAEAMMLMDTPNYVASAEAVGPTQLYRLSNATYMRLLQSNSRLTFALLGKLCVRLHQRVNEIETLSLKNATHRVVRYLLTQLVRLQTVDSQFELPMAKQLIAGHLSIQPETFSRIIRRLIDEKIITQDGRQIAILDRPRLEQFE
- the moaB gene encoding molybdenum cofactor biosynthesis protein B, translating into MAHLTQRVFQPLNIAVLTISDTRTFETDSSGQTLADLLQSAGHNLIDRALVKDDIYQIRAQVSQWIADPKVQVVLMTGGTGFTARDNTPQAVAPLLDKQVDGFGELFRQVSLAEIGMSTLQSRALAGMSNGVLVVCLPGSPGACRTGWEKILVGQLDGRTGPCNFTPHLKPQEGIAPTACETRP
- a CDS encoding protein DnrP, giving the protein MSAQPTCLYCQHANAISQTECRQCGMPLPVEAALAGERRLRRFTWFCVGLTIFCIVMFFWLPRSIA
- the pdxH gene encoding pyridoxamine 5'-phosphate oxidase; protein product: MPLSLANMRRQYTRDGLDEAQSPDDPLALFDVWMQQARETESPPVEANAMALATVDEQGRPHCRVLLLKGFSADGFSFFGNYESGKGRDLTTNPWAAMTFFWPALERQVRIEGPVHKLDPALSDAYFHSRSVASRLGAWASPQSRPLTNRAALEALLTDTEQRFADQPVPRPEHWGGYCLRPERVEFWQGRADRLHDRLDFRLHDGVWQRSRLAP
- a CDS encoding nitric oxide reductase activation protein NorD; this encodes MAFTLELEEWVGSVWHRFITRRASADFPEARVELIPRQRSLQVLFRATGGARHLGVEAVSDRDLLLRRNLLQQIAGTCKQVPLAWCDGDNLRLPASLAAFPDVELNQELYRWLALLAAQSGPMRHWGRDNQRWTLAVLKRYPALRPRYRRLVEAHLSLRPDPGSLNPAEAALERALCQALREPGSVEHFPRSERAAWPLPLWLYPPQHLANPQAADLEESEQYLATPPGEQQGGRKRAERIDDTTRDGGLLIVRLENLFSWTEHVDLDRWSDDSEDPDAARVAEDLDQLTLSRTRLRKGGGLKLHLDLPPADVDDVPLGEGILLPEWDYRKQRLQDDFVSVQTFVPRDCEPQPLPLRLRGPAQRLRRQFEHLRNDRQWLRQQTQGSELDLQAWLDFHVERQHGQCGERGLFMDQRQTRRDLACLLLADLSMSTDAHLNDEHRVIDVIRDSLLLFGETLSVLGDDFALYGFSSLRRQNVRMHELKAFNQRYDDQTRGRIQGLKPGYYTRMGAAIRQATQRMAGCKRRRKLLLLISDGKPNDLDLYEGRYGVEDTRQAVLEARRQGLTPFCITIDREAGDYLPYMFGANGYTLIRQPEQLPLRLPQLYRQLTQD
- the ytfE gene encoding iron-sulfur cluster repair protein YtfE, producing the protein MSLDLLEQSLGQLACDIPGATRTFHHYSLDFCCGGQKSLREAALSKGLNPLLIADALRTLQAAGERGHDWRDEPQALLISHILERYHARHREQLPELIRLARRVETVHGARASCPNGLADHLQDMYQELEGHMLKEEQVLFPMLQRGLGERASAPIQVLRYEHDQHGEALETLLALTDQITPPADACNTWRALYRGLVEFRDDLMQHIHLENNVLFVNAMKPAH